The DNA window CCTTTTTCAGCTCCAGCGCAAACCAGTCGACATCGCCAGCACGGTCGAACAAGCCGTGCATCACAAAAGGACCGGGGGCCGGAATGGGGACCGGCGTCGCCTGGTCGGGCTGGTCGTTCGGTTCGCTTTCCAGGAAGTTCTCGCCCACCCTGATCGCCAGCGGAGCCCAGGCGGCCGTGCCGCCGGGAGTGCGGATTTCGCGATACGCTTCCCGCTGCCAGGCAACCTCGGGCGTATCAATCTGCTGCGGAGTCGCGGGCGATTCGGGCAGCTGGACCGTTTGCTGGGAATCGGGCGGCAAGGAGGAAGGGAGCAGCCAGCGGGCGGCCGGAAAGTCGCCGACGCGGAGCAGGTAGTTCCAGTGCTCGTCGCCCTGGTAACGGCAGTCGGAGACTTCGATCGTGTGCACGCCCGTCTCCGCAAAGGTGTGGGAGAAGCGACAGTCGAAGAACAGGCCGACGTCGTTATCGTGCTGGGCGATCTGCTGTCCGGCCGGGTTGCGAAGGGTCACAAGCGGATCGTAATCCTTCCCCAGTCGGCTGCCGACGACCTCAAAACTCAGCCGCTGGCCCGCTTTGACATCGAGCGTGTAACGATCAATCGCGGCCGACCGACAAGGGGCCGCCATGCAAACGGGCGCGGTGAGGGCGACCGGTTCGTTCGTGTCGGGGCGCCGGGAGACGGGCAGTTCTTCCAGCAGGAATAGATGGACGTTCCCCAGTCCATGACGGGTCGCCAGTCGCAAACCGTACAGACCCAGCGGGGCGGAGGAGGGCGGCGTCACTTCGAACCGGGCCTCGGTCGGCGTGCTCTCGCCCAGCGGGACAATCTGCAGCGGCTCGCCGGGAACGGATGTCCACAGATCGATCGCCTGGTCCAGTTCCCGGCCGCGGAGCGTAATCTGGTTCGCCACGCCGCGCTGAAGCACCGGCGGATCGACCTGCTCCACAAACGGGGCCGCCTGGCAGACAGCGTCAGTCAGGCAGAACCGCAGGAGCAGCAGCGAACAAACGGCGAACAAACGAGACATAAACCCGACCCGGCAAACGAAGTTTACAAGCGATGACTGGAAACAGTATACTAATCCCATCAATGGTTGCGAATCCATACAACAAATGGGCCGCCCGGCGTGAATCCTGTTGCACCCCCTGATGCGGTCCTGAAGGAAAACGATGCTGAATTTATTTTCGCCTGGCGATGGCCGTCGTTTTGATCGCCGTGAGATGCTGAAGATTGGCGGCCTGACGGTCGGCGGCGTCGGCTTGCCCCAGTTGCTGGCGGCCCAGGCCCAGGGTGCATCGCCCCGGCGGGGCGATGGCTTCGGGCGGGCGAAAAACTGCATCATTTTGTATCTGTCCGGGGGCAACCCGCAGCACGACATGTACGACCCCAAGCCGGACACGCCGGCGGAAATCCGCGGCGAGTTCAGCACGATCGCCACCAGCACGCCGACGGTTCGCTTTGGCGAGCATTGCCGTCAGTCGGCTAAAATCATGGATCGCCTGGCGCTGGTCCGCTCCATGTACCACGACCACAGCGACCACGCTCGCGGCTCGTATCAAATGTTTACCGGCACGGAGTACGCGGGCAGCGTGCCCGACGCCAACTCCATGTCGCGGCAGGATATGCCGCATCTGGGCAGCGTTGTCGCCAAGCTGGCGCCAGGCCAGGGGCCGATGTTCCCCTTTGTGCTGGTGCCGCATCGGATGGATGTGGCCGGCGGTCGGCGCGTCGGCCAGTTCGCCGGCATGCTGGGATCCAAGTTCGACCCGATGCTGACGGCCGGCAATCCGAACGACGACGACTTCCGCCTGCGGCATCTGCCGCTGCAGCCGAACGAACAGCCGGCCGCCTTCCGTCGCCGCCTGGGGCTGCTGGAGCAGTTGAACGGGCAAACCGAATACCTGCAGGAACAACCGGCCGCCCAGTCGCTGACGCAGGCCCAAACCAAAGCACTGGAAGTGATCAGCTCGAAGCAGGTTCGCCAGGCGGTTGATCTGGCCTCGATCGATCCGGCGCAGCGTGAGTTCTACGGACGCAACCTGTTCGGCCAGTCTGTGTTGCTCGGTCGCCGCTTGCTGGAAGCCGGTTCGCGGCTGGTGCAGTGCAACTGGCAACGAACGCAGGGAATCAACGGCTTTGCGTGGGACACGCACTGGAACAATTTTTCGGCCTTGAAAGACGACCTGATCCCGCCGTTCGACCAGGCGTTCTATGCCCTGATCACGGACCTGGAAAAGACGGGCCAGCTGGACGAAACGCTGGTGGTTCAGGCGGCCGAGTTCGGTCGTTCGCCGAAAGTCACACTGAAGAACGGGGGCCGCGAACACTGGCCGCAGGTGTATACGGTGGCGTTCGCCGGGGCCGGCATTTGCGGCGGCCAGGTGTACGGCGCCTCGGACAAGCAGGGCGCCTTCCCGGCCGAAAGCCCCGTCACGCCGGCCGACTTCGTAGCGACGATATACCACTTCCTCGGCATCGACCCGAAGCAGGAAACGCACGACCAGCTGAACCGCCCCTTCCAGCTCAGCAAAGGCAGCCCGATCCCGCTGGAAGTCGTGTAACTCTTCCCAAAAATGGATTCTCCGCGATCGGAAAAAAGGAAGCAGGCACAGACCGCAGCGGCCAGGAATGAGGGCTGGGCAGGGAATCGAATCGAGAAGAACATTAAGAGAGAGAAATCCCGTGGCGGCCATTCATCGCCACCCAAAAACTCCCTCCTGCTTCTCTCCCTTTTCCTCTGCGTTTCTCCGCGCCCTCTGCGGTGAATCCCTCTTCTTCTTGCTCTCCCCTCACGCCCTCATGATGAGCGTGCCGATTTGATACGTCGCCAGGGCGGCGATGTAGGCCAGGCCGGTCATGTAGACGAAGGTGAAGATGGGCCAGCCCCAGCTGTTGGTTTCTCGTTTGATGACGGCCAGCGTGGCGCCGCATTGGGCGCAGAGGGCGAAGAAGACCATGATCGATAAGGCGACCGGCAGCGTGTAGACGGGCCGTCCGTCGGGCCATTTGGCGTCCTTCAAGGCTTGCTGCAGCGGGGCGGATTCTTCGTCATTGTCGTCGCCCAGGTTGTAGATCACGCCGAGCGTGCCGACGATCACTTCGCGAGCCGGGAAAGAGGCGATCGCCGCACATCCAATCCGCCAGTCCCAGCCCAGCGGACGGACGATCGGCTCGACCCATTTGCCGGCCTGCCCCAGGTAACTTTCCCGCAGCAGAGCGCCGTTGACTTCGCCATCGATGTGGCTTTCCAGCTCGGCCAGCTGCGTTTCTTTCTCTTGCAGCGCCAGGATCGCCGGATCGGTCGCAGCCGCTTCCTCGCCGTCCGCTGCCTTGGCAGGCGTCGCTTTGCTCTCTTCCGCTTTGCTCTCTTCCGCTTTGGCGGCAGCTTCGGCGGCCGGTCGCAGGGCTTCTGTTTCGGCCTGGAGCTGGGCCAGTTGGGCCGCATGGGCGTCGCGGACGGATTGCTCGGTTTCCGCTGAACGCGGGAAATAGGAGACGAGCCAGACCAGGATGCTGACCGCCAGAATCAGCGTGCCGGCCCGGTACAGAAAGGCCAGGCCGCGGTCCGCCACGCGCGACAGCACGGTGGCGATCGAGGGGATCTTGTAGCCCGGCAGTTCCATCACAAACGGCGGCGTTTCGCCCCGCAGGATCGTCGACTTCAGCGTCCAGGCGACCAGCACGGCGGCCACAATGCCGACCAGATACATGGCCAGCATCGTCAAGCCTTGCACGCGCCAGTCAGGGATAAAGGCCGCAATCAGCAGCGCGTAAACCGGCAGCCGGGCAGAGCAACTCATCAGCGGAGCGACCAGGATCGTGACCAGGCGATCCCGCCGATTCTCAATCACGCGGGCCGCCATCACGCCCGGGATGGCGCAGGCGAACGAGGAGAGCAGCGGGATAAACGACTTGCCGCTGAGTCCCACGCGGGACATCAGCTTGTCCATCAGGTAGGCCGCCCTGGCCATGTAGCCGCAGTCTTCCAGGATGGCGATGAACAGGAACAGAATGAGGATTTGCGGCAGGAAGATGATCACCCCGCCCACGCCGCCGATGACGCCATCGACCAGCAGAGAGCGCAGCGGCCCTTCGGCGAGGTTCGCTCCCACCGCCTCGCCCAGCAGGCCGAACAGCCAGTCGATGCTGTCCATCAATGGCGTGGCGAACCAGAAGATCGACAGGAAGACGACGGCCATCAGCGACACAAAAATGATCGTGCCCAGCACCTTATGCGTCAGCACCGCATCGATCCGGTCGCTGAACGTCACCTTGCGGCCTTTGGGCCGCACCACGGCGCCGGCCAGCGTTTTGGACGCCCAGTCGTAACGCGACATCGCTTCGACCGCCGGCGTGGGAATGCCTTGTTCCGCCAGGCGGGCCCGGGCGGCGGTGACTTCCTCCAGCGCAGAACGGCCGAACCGCTCCGACACGAACGTCTCCACATAACCGCCCACATCCAGCAGCAAACGCTCGGCCAGATACCGCGGCAACGGCTTGGTCGCCTGTTGGTTGAGGTGCTTCTCTAGCGCCGTGACTTCCTGCTGGAATGCTTCGGGAAACGGGCTGACGTACTTCGCAGGCGTTTTGCCAACGGCATTCGCCAGCGCCGTTCTCAGCCCATCGAGTCCCTGCTTCCGGTTGGCCTGGATCGGGATCACCGGCACGCCGATTTTCTTCTCCAGGGCGGGGATATCGATCGTAATGCCGCGTTCTTCGGCCACATCGATCATGTTCAGGGCGATCACCATGGGCAGGCCGACTTCCAGCACCTGGCTGACCAGATACAGGTTCCGCTCCAGGTTGCTGGCATCGATAATGCACAGCACCATGTCGGGCTGCGGCGTATCGGCCCGGCGGCCCAGCAGCACATCGACCGCCACCATTTCATCAGGCGACCGGGGCGCCAGACTGTACGAGCCGGGCAGATCGATAAGCGACAACTTTACGCCGTCGGCCGTGCAGGAGCCCGTCTTTTTTTCGACCGTTACGCCTGGGTAATTCCCGACGCGCTGACGAATGCCGGAGAGAGCGTTAAAGAGCGTGCTTTTCCCTGTGTTGGGATTGCCCAGCAAAGCGACGGTCGCCGCCTGGGTAACGTTGCTGATCGACATAGATAAGGTGTGGGGGTAAGGGGCGGGAAGGCTGGCCGGTCAAGGGCGCCGCGTCCCCTGGATTGATCGCTGGCGGGATGGAGAGGGCTGGCGAAAGCCGGGATTTCACAGATTATTTGCCATCGCCCGGTTTCCTGTTCGTCGGGCTGCGGGAACGTTCGACCTTGCCA is part of the Lignipirellula cremea genome and encodes:
- a CDS encoding DUF1501 domain-containing protein; protein product: MLNLFSPGDGRRFDRREMLKIGGLTVGGVGLPQLLAAQAQGASPRRGDGFGRAKNCIILYLSGGNPQHDMYDPKPDTPAEIRGEFSTIATSTPTVRFGEHCRQSAKIMDRLALVRSMYHDHSDHARGSYQMFTGTEYAGSVPDANSMSRQDMPHLGSVVAKLAPGQGPMFPFVLVPHRMDVAGGRRVGQFAGMLGSKFDPMLTAGNPNDDDFRLRHLPLQPNEQPAAFRRRLGLLEQLNGQTEYLQEQPAAQSLTQAQTKALEVISSKQVRQAVDLASIDPAQREFYGRNLFGQSVLLGRRLLEAGSRLVQCNWQRTQGINGFAWDTHWNNFSALKDDLIPPFDQAFYALITDLEKTGQLDETLVVQAAEFGRSPKVTLKNGGREHWPQVYTVAFAGAGICGGQVYGASDKQGAFPAESPVTPADFVATIYHFLGIDPKQETHDQLNRPFQLSKGSPIPLEVV
- the feoB gene encoding ferrous iron transport protein B, coding for MSISNVTQAATVALLGNPNTGKSTLFNALSGIRQRVGNYPGVTVEKKTGSCTADGVKLSLIDLPGSYSLAPRSPDEMVAVDVLLGRRADTPQPDMVLCIIDASNLERNLYLVSQVLEVGLPMVIALNMIDVAEERGITIDIPALEKKIGVPVIPIQANRKQGLDGLRTALANAVGKTPAKYVSPFPEAFQQEVTALEKHLNQQATKPLPRYLAERLLLDVGGYVETFVSERFGRSALEEVTAARARLAEQGIPTPAVEAMSRYDWASKTLAGAVVRPKGRKVTFSDRIDAVLTHKVLGTIIFVSLMAVVFLSIFWFATPLMDSIDWLFGLLGEAVGANLAEGPLRSLLVDGVIGGVGGVIIFLPQILILFLFIAILEDCGYMARAAYLMDKLMSRVGLSGKSFIPLLSSFACAIPGVMAARVIENRRDRLVTILVAPLMSCSARLPVYALLIAAFIPDWRVQGLTMLAMYLVGIVAAVLVAWTLKSTILRGETPPFVMELPGYKIPSIATVLSRVADRGLAFLYRAGTLILAVSILVWLVSYFPRSAETEQSVRDAHAAQLAQLQAETEALRPAAEAAAKAEESKAEESKATPAKAADGEEAAATDPAILALQEKETQLAELESHIDGEVNGALLRESYLGQAGKWVEPIVRPLGWDWRIGCAAIASFPAREVIVGTLGVIYNLGDDNDEESAPLQQALKDAKWPDGRPVYTLPVALSIMVFFALCAQCGATLAVIKRETNSWGWPIFTFVYMTGLAYIAALATYQIGTLIMRA